In Nakaseomyces glabratus chromosome I, complete sequence, the sequence GTATATTTGCAGAAAAGGTTCCTAATATCTGGATATAGTGGATTTTCAAGAGCATATTAACATCTATCGGCGTAATACTATTTATCAAGAGCAATATGAATTATACTCCTATGGATGGACAGATGCAACAGCATCAACACAACCAGCAAGTTGCCACTGTGCTGTGTTGTAACTGTGGTACTCCTATTGATGGTTCCAGTGGTTTGGTAATGTGTTATGATTGTATTAAATTGACAGTGGACATTACACAAGGGATTCCAAGAGAGGCTAATATTTCGTTTTGCAGAAACTGTGAAAGATTTTTACAACCTCCGGGACAATGGATCAGAGCTGAGTTGGAATCCAGAGAGCTATTGGCTATTTGTCTGCGTCGTTTGAAAGGTCTGAATAAAGTTAGATTGGTAGATGCTTCTTTTATCTGGACAGAACCCCATTCTAGACGTATTAGAATCAAGTTGACAGTGCAAGGTGAAGCCATGGCCAACACCATCATTCAACAGACTTTCGAAGTTGAGTACGTTGTTATTGCTATGCAATGTGCTGACTGTGCCAGATCTTACACCACCAATACATGGAGAGCCACTGTTCAAATTAGACAAAAAGTGCCTCACAAGAGAACTTTCTTGTACTTAGAACAATTGATCCTGAAACACAATGCCCATGTTGATACCATCAACATTCAAGAAGCCAAAGATGGTTTAGATTTCTTCTATGGTCAAAAAAACCATGCCGTTAAGATGCTTGATTTCTTAAATTCCGTCGTTCCAATCAAGTTCAAGAAATCTGAGGAGCTAATTTCGCAAGATACTCACACTGGTGCCTCGACTTACAAATTTTCATACTCTGTTGAAATTGTGCCGATCTGTAAGGATGACCTGGTTGTTCTACCAAAAAAGCTAGCAAAGTCCATGGGTGATATCTCCCAATTTGTTCTTTGTACCAAGGTTTCTAACACTCTACAATTCATGGACCCTATGACTTTACAAACTGCTGACTTGTCCCCACAAGTTTACTGGAGAACTCCATTTAACGCTTTAGCAGATGTTTCCCAACTAGTTGAGTTTATAGTCCTAGATGTCGAACCAACCGGAATGAGCAAGGGTAACCGTGTCTTGGCTGATATTACTGTGGCCAGATCATCTGATTTAGGTATGAACGATCAAGTATATTATGTTAGAACACACCTGGGTGCCATTTGTCATGCAGGTGACAGTGTTATGGGTTACTTTGTTGGAAACTCGAATTACAACTCTGATCTATTTGACGGTCTAAATATCGATCACGTTCCTGATGTTGTCTTGGTTAAGAAGCTATACCAAAGAAAGACCAAGAAGAGCAGAAACTGGAAGCTTAAGAGAATGGCCAAGGAGCACAAGGATATTGATGCTTCTCAAGACTACAATAACAGATCTCAAAGACAAGAAATGGAGCGTGCCGAAAGAGACTATGAGTTATTCTTGcaagaattggaagaagattCTGAGTTGAGACAAACTATTAACTTGTATAAGAACCAGAACGCTGCTGTACCACAAGAAGCTCAcgaggaagaggaagatgagGATGCCCCACAAATcgatattgatgaattaTTAGACGAGTTGGATGAAATGACATTAGATGAGCCAGAGGAGCAAGGAGAGGTTGCTATGTGAATGTGCCTCACAGAATCAATATCacataatataatttttagATCTGAAGGACTGCATTACGG encodes:
- the NMD3 gene encoding ribosome-binding protein NMD3 (CAGL0I02398g~Ortholog(s) have ribosomal large subunit binding activity, role in ribosomal large subunit export from nucleus and cytosol, cytosolic large ribosomal subunit, nucleus, preribosome, large subunit precursor localization), which translates into the protein MNYTPMDGQMQQHQHNQQVATVLCCNCGTPIDGSSGLVMCYDCIKLTVDITQGIPREANISFCRNCERFLQPPGQWIRAELESRELLAICLRRLKGLNKVRLVDASFIWTEPHSRRIRIKLTVQGEAMANTIIQQTFEVEYVVIAMQCADCARSYTTNTWRATVQIRQKVPHKRTFLYLEQLILKHNAHVDTINIQEAKDGLDFFYGQKNHAVKMLDFLNSVVPIKFKKSEELISQDTHTGASTYKFSYSVEIVPICKDDLVVLPKKLAKSMGDISQFVLCTKVSNTLQFMDPMTLQTADLSPQVYWRTPFNALADVSQLVEFIVLDVEPTGMSKGNRVLADITVARSSDLGMNDQVYYVRTHLGAICHAGDSVMGYFVGNSNYNSDLFDGLNIDHVPDVVLVKKLYQRKTKKSRNWKLKRMAKEHKDIDASQDYNNRSQRQEMERAERDYELFLQELEEDSELRQTINLYKNQNAAVPQEAHEEEEDEDAPQIDIDELLDELDEMTLDEPEEQGEVAM